A single window of Pseudomonas marginalis DNA harbors:
- a CDS encoding TIGR03752 family integrating conjugative element protein, with protein sequence MKANALLKWLVPAALLGGVLIILKTWVPGGSTPSPEHPVDQGNIQLSAEQAKSLGIAGDTPRDTVATLVGQVKAMRSDMLGLKKHNDSLQTENNRLRERENSVDSRIQTALGSVTQQVDEGRRQANEARLKAEQDSRQARGLLTQLQEQLSGLTGKSKDMPIGLGLEPGDGAQFEGRHSATDALQWIEPSDAPPTDARGKTKTASALSLPTAFNSLEGLKDNAIDRSQKQLRAVTQGEGERDLTRSVDRTEGAKPVYTIPENATLMGSVAMTALIGRVPVDGTVNDPYPFKVLVGPENLTANGIDLPDVAGAVMSGTASGDWTLSCVRGQVESITFVFTDGTIRTVPQPKAVASRNASTQSSNIDKIRGGLGYLSDPYGIPCIAGERRSNAQQYLGSQSLITAAGAGVAALLGDEQNNSSVISSGGSTFGITNSTGNSALNSILSGGVSDIREWVNKLYGEAFAAVYVPPAAQVALHLDHEITIDYEPKGRSVRHEKDHASLPDLD encoded by the coding sequence ATGAAAGCTAACGCCTTGCTCAAATGGCTGGTACCGGCTGCGCTGCTGGGCGGGGTGCTGATCATCCTGAAAACCTGGGTCCCGGGTGGCAGCACACCTTCTCCAGAGCACCCAGTTGATCAGGGCAATATTCAATTATCCGCCGAGCAAGCCAAGTCGCTCGGCATTGCGGGCGATACCCCACGCGACACGGTCGCCACCCTGGTCGGCCAGGTGAAGGCCATGCGCAGCGACATGCTTGGTTTGAAGAAACACAACGATTCGCTGCAGACGGAAAACAACCGCCTGCGTGAGCGGGAAAACAGTGTCGATTCGCGCATCCAGACGGCACTGGGCAGCGTGACCCAACAGGTCGACGAAGGCCGCCGACAAGCCAACGAGGCCCGGCTCAAAGCGGAACAAGACAGTCGCCAGGCTCGCGGTCTGCTGACGCAATTGCAGGAGCAGTTGTCGGGGCTGACTGGCAAAAGCAAGGACATGCCGATCGGATTGGGGCTAGAGCCGGGCGATGGGGCTCAGTTCGAAGGACGACACTCTGCCACTGATGCGCTGCAGTGGATTGAACCCTCGGATGCTCCGCCCACCGACGCCCGAGGCAAAACCAAGACCGCCTCCGCACTGAGTCTGCCTACCGCCTTCAACTCACTGGAAGGCTTGAAAGACAACGCCATTGATCGCAGCCAGAAACAGCTACGTGCAGTCACCCAGGGTGAGGGTGAGCGTGACCTGACGCGATCCGTTGATCGTACCGAAGGCGCGAAGCCGGTCTACACCATTCCTGAAAACGCGACATTGATGGGCTCGGTTGCCATGACCGCGCTGATCGGCCGTGTCCCGGTGGATGGCACGGTCAACGACCCCTACCCCTTCAAGGTGCTGGTCGGTCCGGAGAACCTGACTGCCAACGGTATCGACCTGCCGGACGTCGCGGGGGCCGTGATGAGCGGCACGGCGTCCGGTGACTGGACCCTGTCTTGCGTACGCGGACAGGTCGAGTCGATCACCTTTGTGTTTACCGATGGCACCATCCGTACGGTGCCTCAGCCGAAGGCGGTAGCCAGCCGTAATGCCTCCACCCAGAGCTCGAACATCGACAAGATCCGCGGTGGGCTCGGCTACCTGTCCGATCCGTATGGCATTCCATGCATTGCCGGCGAGCGCCGCTCGAATGCCCAGCAATACCTCGGCAGCCAGAGCCTGATCACTGCGGCCGGCGCGGGTGTCGCCGCCTTGCTCGGGGATGAGCAGAACAACAGCAGCGTGATCAGTTCGGGCGGCAGTACCTTCGGGATCACCAACAGCACAGGCAACAGTGCGCTGAATTCAATCCTCAGTGGTGGGGTCAGCGACATCCGCGAGTGGGTCAACAAGCTGTATGGCGAGGCCTTTGCGGCCGTGTACGTACCACCGGCGGCACAGGTCGCACTGCACCTCGACCATGAGATCACCATCGATTACGAGCCCAAGGGCCGGAGCGTTCGCCATGAAAAAGACCATGCCTCCCTACCTGATCTGGATTAG